In Bos indicus isolate NIAB-ARS_2022 breed Sahiwal x Tharparkar chromosome 19, NIAB-ARS_B.indTharparkar_mat_pri_1.0, whole genome shotgun sequence, the following proteins share a genomic window:
- the TMEM100 gene encoding transmembrane protein 100, whose amino-acid sequence MTDEPIKEILGTPKSPKPVAMEKNANGEVVVTLVPLVSEIQLAAATGGAELSCYRCVIPFAVVVLITGTVVTAVAYSFNSHGSIISILGLVLLSLGLFLLASSALCWKVRQRSKKAKRRESQTTLVVNQRGWFA is encoded by the coding sequence ATGACAGACGAGCCCATAAAGGAGATCCTGGGAACCCCAAAGTCTCCCAAACCGGTGGCGATGGAAAAGAATGCCAATGGCGAAGTGGTGGTTACCTTGGTGCCCCTGGTCAGTGAGATTCAGCTGGCGGCCGCCACCGGGGGCGCTGAGCTCTCCTGCTACCGCTGCGTCATCCCCTTCGCTGTGGTGGTCCTCATCACCGGGACCGTGGTCACTGCCGTGGCGTACAGCTTCAACTCCCATGGCTCCATCATCTCCATCTTGGGCCTGGtccttctgtccctgggactttTTCTGTTAGCGTCCAGCGCTCTGTGCTGGAAGGTGAGGCAGAGGAGCAAGAAAGCCAAGAGGCGGGAGAGCCAGACAACTCTGGTGGTGAATCAGAGAGGCTGGTTTGCTTAG